CATTCTTGGTCACCTCAGTTTCTGCTGGGGGGCGATGGGAGGGGTGGACAGTTAGGAAGTACTACAAAGCAACCATCAAGGAATTCAGCTGTCAGATTATCAAACAAAAGTTTTGCACTTTCACGGTCTACAGgtatactttcaaaataaaaccttaaTAATTTGTGGACAAAATGTTCTCTCTCCTGTGCAGCTCATGCAGTTCACTGGGAAGACAGGAAGGTACATCCCTGGGACAATATGGCTGAGAGTCTCTGAAACTGTCCCTtgtctttccctccctctttaCCCAAGACAGAGTGACTAACTTCCCAAAGCCATCAAAGATACTAGTCTATGTTGAAGAATACTGTTGCTTACTGAAGTTTACAGTATAAACTATACTTGTATTCTGCAGCCAAATCCTGCCTGAAACAATATTCCAATCTCACCAGGAAATCCTGCAAAGGCTTTCAATTTTTAAGCTGCCATCTCTGACAGAGTTTTGAGAAGTATGTGTTAAGCTTTCAGGGGAAAATACTCTGATAGAGAACTgcacatgaaaaacagaaatagataGCTGCCCTTTAAAGTTTGCAATGTTTAGTCAGAAGAGCTTTCACAGAAATTGAGCAATAACCTTAACTGTGACAAACTGCAAGAAACTAAAAAGAATGTACATTTTTTACAAGTGAACTAATTACAGTTTGTGGGGAGGTcacatttctgcttttcacatcAAGAGGACAAAGCTGTAATCAGCCTGAAATAAGCTTTATGAGTGTATTTTCactataaactgatttttaagtACAAGTTTGATACATTCTGGATACGATAAGCTAATTCAAGGACAACCAAAGGTCTGAGCACAAGTCACAAAGTTCTACCAAAATCTGTAGAAAGAAAGGCAGTGTATCCCAGAACAGTAAAATGAGTCTTGGTTTCCTTGGCTCCTcgattttctttgttttgccttCACATAAATAATGTCCTCTTACCTGCTGTGGcaacttcataaaaataaaaccaaggaaCATGAGTAAATCTTTAGCAGCATAAATTAAATCTGACTATCATCAATCTAGACATAATTAACAAAATCCAAGACAAAATATACTTACTACAGccatttttcatctttctgatTTTACATTTCTGGGATCTGTTTTTATAATCAAGCTTAGAATATAACTGTACCCTCATCACTAACATAAATCAAACATCATGGATGTCCTTAAATATTCTAAAAGGCTCTTAGTGGATACTAAGTATTTTAGATAAAGAATCAGAGAAATGTAGATCTAGAAGGGATTTCAAAAGATTACCTAAGCCCATCTCTGCACACAGGCAATATGAAAGTCCATTATATATATAGTCCATCCCTATGAGATGTTTCATAAACCTCTTAAAACTTCTATAATGGAAATCTAACAACTCCCATGGGAAGCACATTTTAGTGTATCATTACCCTTATAGTTGGAAAGTTTCTCTCATCTGTCTTTGCTACAAATATAGGTTACTTATGAGGACGTTAAGAGAAACTTCCCAATTATAATGACCATCCAACACTATCTAGAGAAGCCACTACTATTTTCAAAGACATTCTGGTGTTTGATATGCATACTGTTATTTATTGTTCCACCTCTTCTTCTTCTGATTCCCTCAATTATaaaactgaaatcagaatttctttaCTGAGATTGAGTTTACCTTTAAATTCTTAAATTGACAGGACGTACATGTAAAGCCAGTGTTAAACAACCATCTGGTATTAAACGGTATATCTTAATAGTTAAAAGCACAGCACAAAAAAAGTATCACTTTATTTCTAAGAAAAGTggtcttgcattttaaaatcaaggaTGGAGTTCTTATTCTACTCCAGTAGGAAGTCCTGACTTTGAACACATCACATAATCTCTTTCTATTTCATCTTTAAAAGGACACTAATATTCATATTAAAAGTTTTGTGAAGATActatatgtaaaatatttcaaatgctaACACAAGCAGTGCTGCTCATTAACAGATTCACCAGGTGATATACAAACACGGCATGTCTCTAAAGCAGACATGACAGGAAGCAAAGAACGAAAGAGCAAATAAGATACCACTTCTGTCAAACAGGTATTTTTGGTACTGGCTTTTAACTTTCTCTTAACTGACTTCTGTCTGCTGATAGTATCTAAATTCTGTTTATAAACAGTGCATGTCTTATGGTGAAATCAAGATAAAAATTGATTAATTTCAATATCAGATCAAGTACAAAAGCCACAGATGTGATATACTCTGCAACTGTGTTAAAGCTACCATAAAGGCAAATTTATTTCACGGCTTCCTGAAATCAGGGCATTTTGAATCCTGAGTATCAATTGCTTAGAATGAAAACTTTGCAGTAGTCCACTTGAGATACAACAAAACTGACATACCATTTCATGGTTTGTTCAGTCATGTACAGATTGGTTAATGTTCTGTTCTCTCGTGTTTCTACTTTAAACCAATTCTCATCTAAATTCAgaccatatttatatttttaaagtacaaaactGTCTTTTCAGCATTGTTCTAGCACAAACCATATTTGCATCAAAAAGGCTCGAGGCAGCAAATGTCCTGGTTTGtgtataaaattgtttttctactATGATAACAGATTTCTTGCTGCCATGGGATTCTTGcaatattttccccttcataatttttaaaaaataaatctaaaaaatgcatgaagatttcaaacagaattaaaatttcattttatagtcactatttcacattttacattatttcccccaattaaaaaaatcttttgttttacaaatactatttttatagATACAGTATTGTTTCAGGCTTGCAGTTAGGAAAACAATTATGCTGCTTGGCTACTGGAAAGACCCTGCCTTTAGCCTTGTTATGCACCTGAGATGTGTGAAACTATCTCAATTACAAACATATTACAGAAGACctagggcctgatcctgcaactGTTATAAGCATCCTACAACAGCCATTTGTCAGTGATAAGGAAGAACAAATATTGGAGGTGCAAGATTCTGCTGGATCAGGCCTTAAGTGTAAGTGCATTATACAACACATTATGTGGTGACATCTCAAAATATAATACCGTATTTTTATGTAATGCAGAAGTAACACACATGATTTACATATAgtaataatttattctgaaatgttCATTTTAGTCTCTGTTGAGACATCACCCATGTCTCATTAATAAAAGAGCAGCCATCTCACCTCAAATACCAGAATATACAACAAGTTACAGCATAGCAAAAAAATTCTACCTACTTTAAGATAAAATCTAattcagataaaataattttgttcaagGTTTTACAGtgacacagtttttctttttttttttcagagcacaaaGAAAGTGTAAGTTATTACACCATAACTATCTATGCACATTATGTGACCACAGAAATGTTAATCACTACTCCAGAAAATGAACCATCAGTTCCATTCATGCAGAAAAGCAGGCTGGGAAAACTTGTTCAGCAGAAACCATATTACTGTGAATTTCACAGCCACATGATTAATTATTGGGTTAGATGGATTCACAAATACTGAGTATACTTTTTTTGCATAAATAATACCAATTCTTCCCTGATGTAGTTTAGTCAGTCTGTAATCTAGACATGATTGATAAAGCAATATGACTGTATCATCTCTATCTGCAATGTTCCATGATTTCGATGACAAGCAATATTTAAAGGATTATGGGATGAGATGCTAATTAAATACATGTTAAACATACTGTACAAATATACTTGCATTAGCAATTTTATTCCAAACTGTCAATCAGGTATTCCTCCAAAATATTACCAGTGAAGACAAAGTATACTATCAAATATGGCTTCCAGAACAAGGACCCTCTAACAAGAATCAAACCTATTTacaacaaataaaaacaacaaaaagtcaaTCCCCAATCTTTTagtttcatttgaaacaaaatttcTAAATAGCTGCTGTATATAATacatcagttttatttattttttgttgcacTTAAACAGAAGTTACCAGGTAAGAGCCAGAGTGACGTTTAGGACTCTGAGTTCCACCGGAGTCTGGATTTTCAGACTTGGATTCACGCTTCTTTGTGCTGTTATTTACTGGTGTTGGTATTTGTGATGGCCGAGCAGAACTATTGTCCACACTACTCTTCCGGCGGCTTGGATTGTAGTTAAATGGAGTCACTCTTGCTGCAACAGCACCAATGGGGGAGCTATGCTTGCTTGAGCTACTGGAACTGAATGGTGTACGCTCATTTACAGTACTTTCGCTATTTTCTGGTGCAGGAACAGCATTATTCTGCAGAGGCTTTGTTTCAATGCCTTTCTTGTCTGGACTGTCTATCTGAAAGAAAGAGTTCAGACGATTTTCTAAACTAATGGTACGAACAGGAACACCTCCATTccctggggtttgtttttcttgaatCTCTTTAGAATCTTTACCATTAACACCCCCTTTCTCCGAAACACTGTCAATAACTGGAGGAGTATTTCCAGTTGGGGACCTTCCAGATCGAGGATTGTTAATTGGACAGTCCTCTATCCTCACCCACACGTCCTCTGTCTTAGAGACAGCTGGTGCCATCTGATAGATGAGAGTTTTGGAATCAGAGCCATTTGTGGCACCTGAGGAAGAATGCTGAGGATCATTCATTATTTGaggaatttcattttcttttatttttctccaagtaCCTTTTGCTGGTGCTTGGCTTTCTTTACTTTGCTTGTGTCCAGAAAGAGAACTTCCATGttgcttttcatcttcactttttgCCTTTTCACTGGATTCTGAAGAAGCTGACAGAATTGAGGAGGAACTTCCAGTTCTTCGCCAAGTGCTTACACGAGGAAGTGATGAGGAATGCTTACTATGCTCACGCTTCCATGTTCCTGATCTATTGATCAGCAATCTAGATGGACTCTCAGAATGAGAACGAGCTATATCATGACGTTTTGCTGGTCTCCCATCATATTCTACAGAAGGGCTCAGATTAGGGGGTAATTTTCGCCAACCACTAGTCTGGGCAGTTGAATGAGTCGATAAAGACATATCAGGAAGAGATGGACTTAAAACTGGGGTCTGTAGTTGGGACCTTGTGGGAGAATCTGGCCTGGAAGGAGAGAGAGATTCAAATGAAGCTGACTCTTCTAATTTCCGTCTTAGAGTTGGGCTTGGAGCTTCTTTAATAAAAGTTGACTGACGAACGAGAACAGGTCTCTCAGATCTGTCAGATTCACTTCCGCTAGATTTTGTGGATGACATTCTGGATAGTTCAGTCTTTTTGTTTGATCCACCGCTGCTGATAGCTTGGTTTAACCCTTTTGAAGCAGACTCACTTCGTGGAATGCTACTGGTAGTCTTAGGTAAGGCAGCTTGCTTTGTAAGATTTTGCTGGCTCATCTGCCTGCCTGGTGATGTATATGACATTCTACCTGAACTTGAAGATTTAGTTGAGGCTGTGCTAGGAGATGATGTCCTTGGCAACTGAGACAGTTTGTTGGGGGGACTTATACCAGTTCTTCCTGGGGAAATTGAGCTTCGTCCAGGAGACTGCAGAGGCCTACTCAGTGGCTGCTGTTGAGGTCTAGAAGGAGTGGAGTCTCTAGATCCTGATCTAGAAGGTCCTTTACTTGATCCACTCTGGTTCAACCCTGATGGTTGCCTAGTTACAGGAGCTGGCTCAGGTTTCCCTGATGACTTCAGTCCTCTTGGAGAACTAGTCAAACTTTGGCCTTCACTGGGACTCTTGGAGTTTGTGTTTTTGAGTGGGGGACCTTTTTTGGAAACAGGACTAGTACTTGAAGAACTATTTCGAACTCCTGGAATATGGATCATTGTCCTACCACGTGAAATTGAAGGCACACTCGTCTGTTGTGGTTGCTTCAACTGGCTTGAAACTTCGGAATTGGAGCGAGCTTTTCCTGTAATTATACTTTTATACACTTTCTTCCCCCCTTTGATTCCCCTACTTTCAGATTCTACTTTTTTAGACTCCAGTGTACTCTTCTCCCCTGGCTTGAGAATTCTTGGACCTTTATTACTAGTAAAAGGTTTTTCTTCTTGGTCTGGGGTAAGATGAAATGGTGACCCTAGAGAAATACCAGATTTTAATGAAAGGATAGAATCAGAGTCAGATGAAGCTTGTCTAGACAGCgatgcagcagctgcagcttgaTGCAAGCTACTAACTATAGAATTGGCACCTTCTTGTATAGCTTTCCAATCAAAGTTCTCCGAATCAGGTGAGAAACCATGTTCTGAATCCGGCCTCTGTATCTCTCTCAAATCCAGTGTTAAATCTTCTGCCAATATACCACCTGTatttctggaattatttttttcattttcactctttattcttgaaggttttttctttttaggcaTGGCAGAACTAATGCATTCCTGCAAAAGGTCATCTTCTGAGTCAATACTAAGAGAACTCAGAGAGCTGTTTCTAGAGAAACATACAGGAGTATCTTCAACATGAAATGATTTAGGTGCATAACCAGAAGTCTGTGGTCTGTTTGATTCCATCTGTGAATCAGAAGCCTCAGTGTGTTTTTCAGTTTCCTCTtctttgttattattgttttcttGATCAATATCACTGAGTGAGCTAAGAGATGAAttgcaagaaaagcaaacaggtgTGTTTTCGATagcaaaattctgcattttctcaTCTGTAGCTGCTCCTCTGTCTGGAATATCTTTAGTTGACTGAGGGAAAGCTTTAGGATGGCTTCTGCCTGCTGGGTGTTTTTGACAAACTTGTGTCCTGTTACTTGGTTGCTGATTTGAAGATTGTTCTGGATCAGTGCAGTCTTTAGTTTCTATTTCTTttggttcttttccttttcttaattctGCCTTCTCCCTTGAAAGGtcaacatcatcatcatcaaaatcTAAAGAACTTAGAGAATCATTCCGTGAAAAACAATAAGGAGTTCCCTCAATAGGTGTGTAATGATGAGGGGAATCAAATGCAAAGCTTCCTCTTACACGCTCCTCATTGTTTGGCAATTTGTCATTAAAatctcttaaattatttttaagattctGTTTCTTTGCATCTCTGTTCTCTGGATAGCTTCTTTCATTATTAATACTGCTTTTAGGCTCTGTGGTTTTTCTTATACGTGCTCTGTATTCATTATTTTGGGGAACAGGCTTTACTGGTGATGTCGGCTTCTTTTTCTCACCTTCTGGTTGGTTTTTATTACTTAGAGATGAAGATGCTTGTTGAATTTGATCCATTATCTTCTTCACTCTGAAAGGTTTGTGACTTTTTCCTTTTGGCATAGCTGAATTAATGCACTCAGCCAGAATGTCACCTTCTTCTGTTTTGTCATCATCCAGGCCTGGAGGAGTCACAGTTGAGCTTTTTGCTCTCTGAGAGTCATCGGTACTTCTACCTTCTGTAGGAATGGTGTCTCGTTTTTCAAATTCCCCCGACTCTGCTCCTGTACCCACACTGTCTACATTGGCCAACTCACTTGGGGGCGATTCTATTGTAAGATCACTCAGAGATGTAGCTGTTGAAAAATTTATTGGTGTACCCTCCACACAATATACCCGTGGCATATCATCTCCTGGTGTAAAACTCACATGCTTTTGCGATTGCAATCTGCTTTGTGAAGGCAAAAGTTTGTAAACTGGCAGCTGGCTGGGCTTTCTGGCTACAGGAGGAGGTATTTTTGGAGCAGATGCTTGAGAAGGCTTTTTGGCTTTACGTGAAGACTTTGTTGGCATTGCAGAAATAATACATGCTTCCAGTATTTcaatatcatcatcatcatcagaatCATCCAGAATATCTTTTTCTACTTCAGTAggcttctctgctttcttctcttggTTATCCTTTGTATCATCTGACTGTTCAGGTTCTGCTTCACTTCCATGTTCATTTTCATGAACCGGAGGCATTATTCTTAACTCTACATCTTTCTGTATAAATGGCTCATCGAGACTCAGAGCACTCAGACTAGAAGAGCAAGAAAACCCATCTGGTGTGCTTTCTGTGGCAAAATGTAATAGTGTATCAACATCTGGCAGTACCTGAACTCTTTGAACAGCTGCATTTACAGCTGCCTGTCTAGGACCAGGCTCTCTCTTTTCTGCACTAGGTACTTTACCTTTAGCTACATCTCTTTTTACTTGAACTCCTTGAGCAGGGGGTGGTGTTTTACTTCTGCTTGGAGGCATTGTTTGTCCAGGACTGTCTGGAAGGTCACTGGGACTTATAATACCACTTACCATTCCACTGCAAGGCTCACTTTGAACTGAACTAGCAATTGAACGGCTTTCAAAACTATCCAGGGAACTTACAGAAGTACATCTGCTGAACATGAGTGGTGTTTCCTGCACATAATGTTCTGGTGGGCTTTTAGGAGTCTGTGCACCACTCTTTGAGGGAGATTTGGCACCTGAAGAAAATTCAACAGCTTTATGTCTAGAGGAATCAGAAGGAGACAAACTAGAAGTCTGAAGTCTACTAGATTTTGTTCTGATGTGTTGTGATGTTGATGTCATTTCACTTACTGCACCTTCTGTAGATAAAGCCGCACTGTTTTCCTTTAGTTCTGCTATCTGTAGTGTGTTATTAGCATCTGTCACACGTGTGGATTGATCACGTCCTATTTCATCTTCAGCTGATGACAAAGAAGACAAAGAGCTACACCTTGAAAAACATATTGGGGTATCTTCCACACAGTAAGTTTGTATAGTTTCCTGATTAATAGATGGAGTTTTACAGGAGGCAGTCTTTTGTGCATGACCACCTCTGCTCTGTGCAGAATTTGGGTGAAGCTGATTCTGTCTCTTTGAACCAGCTGAGGGGGCTGGTGTGCTCCCACTGCTTGAGGAGATATGGTCAGTTTTAGTGCTTTGCACTGAAGAAGTCTTTGGAAAAGTAAAAGGTGGCTTctgagaagaagaagaaggaactTCTGCTGAGTATTTTAAACTATAATCAATAGGCTGATCGACATGATGTTCCTCTTCACTGTACTTTATGCTATAATTAGTTGGTCTGTCTTCCTCTTCATGTTGTTCCTCCTCAGAATAACGTTCACTATAGTTGGTTGGCTTATCATCATCATAATCATCAACATGGCACAAGGACTGATTTACTTTCTGATTCATTCCAAGAGTTGAGCCTACTCTGTTCTGATCTGAACCATTGGATCCTCTTGGTCTAAAGGAAGAAACACACTCCTGCTGTCCAAAAGGCAACTGATATTTGATGTGTTTATCATCTCCACTTTCAGTGTACACGGGGTAGGTTGCATTTTGGCTCCTTGACTGcctttgttcattttgtttcatttcatcaTCTATTATATGCTTAGGCCTTGCCCATCTTTCATTCTGAGAGGGACTTTGCCTTCCAGAATTTAACTGTTCATCTGAGTATTTAAGACTGTAATTAATAGGAGTGTCTAGCTCTCCATCATTGTCATCCATATGATTTGCACTATGAATCTTATGGGCCAAGTCAGCTGGATATTGACCATAACTACAAAATTTACTTTCATCATCTTCAGAGTAAGATTCAACGGAAGGTTTCATTTGGCCTCTTTTACCATAGCCATCACTGCTGTTGACGCTATTTAAACTATCATTTGAAGCTCTCTTGTATTCCATTTTTGTATAAGGCACAGGACATGTCCTGTTTGAATTCTCAGATTTAGGAAAGTATGTGTTTGAGTGAGTATGGGCAGTGGCTGATCTCCTTGgggcatttctgtcttctgccAAACAGTGCATTTCAGAAGTGGAACCAGAACTTCTGTCTTCTTGTGGAATATGCATGCTTGTTACTTCTTCCATAACTTTGGCGATCTGAGCTGCAGCAGTAGAAATCTGCATGCCTATTCTCTTAGAGGAGTTCCCAGTATTCTCTGCAGCTGGATGATAGGCATTTAAACCTACTGCTCGATCCCTATCAATACTTCTGTCTTTCTCAGATCGAGAATTTTCTATGTTTCCTCTACTGGAAGAGGAGGAGCCAGGCAATACGGTAGTATTTAAATATGGCGAAAGTACAGTCATATTACCAGCATTAAAACTCTCTGATCTGCATATACCATCATCATGCCGACTGGAGTCCAAGACATACTCACTGTATACATTCTGCTTATGTCTCTGCTTATTACGGTGAGACGCTTTCGGGCTTAAATTATCAATGTTGTCAAAAGTCTCTGATAAATGCTGAGCATCTAATTCTGCTTCCAGtgccttttgttttctgacaTGAAGAGATGGTAAGCTTGATCCTGGAGACATAATGTTGGCATCCTTATATTTTGCTGGCCTGTTTGCCATGAGGTTTCTTAGAGCTGCAGCACTACCCATGGCTATCATTTTGTGTTTTGAGTGAATAAGGTTTTTCAGCATGCTGACTGCTCCCATGTCCCACAGTGCCTCCTGATCCT
The Strix uralensis isolate ZFMK-TIS-50842 chromosome Z, bStrUra1, whole genome shotgun sequence DNA segment above includes these coding regions:
- the APC gene encoding adenomatous polyposis coli protein isoform X1 encodes the protein MAAASYDQLLKQVEALKMENSNLRQELEDNSNHLTKLETEASNMKEVLKQLQGSIEDEAMASSGQIDLLERLKELNLESTSFPGVKLRPKVSVRSYGSREGSVSSRSGECSPVPMGSFPRRGFMNGSRESTGYLEELEKERSLLLAELEKEEKEKDWYYAQLQNLTKRIDSLPLTENFSLQTDMTRRQLEYEARQIRAAMEEQLGTCQDMEKRAQVRVVRIQQIEKDILRIRQLLQSQAAEAERAPQGKHDAGSHDTERQNEGQGAAEISVATSSTGQGSAARMDHETASVMSSSNNYSVPRRLTSHLGTKVTEDYKPQVEMVYSLLSMLGTHDKDDMSRTLLAMSSSQDSCIAMRQSGCLPLLIQLLHGNDKDSVLLGNSRGSKEARARASAALHNIIHSQPDDKRGRREIRVLHLLEQIRAYCETCWEWQEAHEQGMDQDKNPMPAPVDHQICPAVCVLMKLSFDEEHRHAMNELGGLQAIAELLQVDCEMYGLTNDHYSVTLRRYAGMALTNLTFGDVANKATLCSMKGCMRALVAQLKSESEDLQQVIASVLRNLSWRADVNSKKTLREVGSVKALMECALEVKKESTLKSVLSALWNLSAHCTENKADICAVDGALAFLVGTLTYRSQTNTLAIIESGGGILRNVSSLIATNEDHRQILRENSCLQTLLQHLKSHSLTIVSNACGTLWNLSARNAKDQEALWDMGAVSMLKNLIHSKHKMIAMGSAAALRNLMANRPAKYKDANIMSPGSSLPSLHVRKQKALEAELDAQHLSETFDNIDNLSPKASHRNKQRHKQNVYSEYVLDSSRHDDGICRSESFNAGNMTVLSPYLNTTVLPGSSSSSRGNIENSRSEKDRSIDRDRAVGLNAYHPAAENTGNSSKRIGMQISTAAAQIAKVMEEVTSMHIPQEDRSSGSTSEMHCLAEDRNAPRRSATAHTHSNTYFPKSENSNRTCPVPYTKMEYKRASNDSLNSVNSSDGYGKRGQMKPSVESYSEDDESKFCSYGQYPADLAHKIHSANHMDDNDGELDTPINYSLKYSDEQLNSGRQSPSQNERWARPKHIIDDEMKQNEQRQSRSQNATYPVYTESGDDKHIKYQLPFGQQECVSSFRPRGSNGSDQNRVGSTLGMNQKVNQSLCHVDDYDDDKPTNYSERYSEEEQHEEEDRPTNYSIKYSEEEHHVDQPIDYSLKYSAEVPSSSSQKPPFTFPKTSSVQSTKTDHISSSSGSTPAPSAGSKRQNQLHPNSAQSRGGHAQKTASCKTPSINQETIQTYCVEDTPICFSRCSSLSSLSSAEDEIGRDQSTRVTDANNTLQIAELKENSAALSTEGAVSEMTSTSQHIRTKSSRLQTSSLSPSDSSRHKAVEFSSGAKSPSKSGAQTPKSPPEHYVQETPLMFSRCTSVSSLDSFESRSIASSVQSEPCSGMVSGIISPSDLPDSPGQTMPPSRSKTPPPAQGVQVKRDVAKGKVPSAEKREPGPRQAAVNAAVQRVQVLPDVDTLLHFATESTPDGFSCSSSLSALSLDEPFIQKDVELRIMPPVHENEHGSEAEPEQSDDTKDNQEKKAEKPTEVEKDILDDSDDDDDIEILEACIISAMPTKSSRKAKKPSQASAPKIPPPVARKPSQLPVYKLLPSQSRLQSQKHVSFTPGDDMPRVYCVEGTPINFSTATSLSDLTIESPPSELANVDSVGTGAESGEFEKRDTIPTEGRSTDDSQRAKSSTVTPPGLDDDKTEEGDILAECINSAMPKGKSHKPFRVKKIMDQIQQASSSLSNKNQPEGEKKKPTSPVKPVPQNNEYRARIRKTTEPKSSINNERSYPENRDAKKQNLKNNLRDFNDKLPNNEERVRGSFAFDSPHHYTPIEGTPYCFSRNDSLSSLDFDDDDVDLSREKAELRKGKEPKEIETKDCTDPEQSSNQQPSNRTQVCQKHPAGRSHPKAFPQSTKDIPDRGAATDEKMQNFAIENTPVCFSCNSSLSSLSDIDQENNNNKEEETEKHTEASDSQMESNRPQTSGYAPKSFHVEDTPVCFSRNSSLSSLSIDSEDDLLQECISSAMPKKKKPSRIKSENEKNNSRNTGGILAEDLTLDLREIQRPDSEHGFSPDSENFDWKAIQEGANSIVSSLHQAAAAASLSRQASSDSDSILSLKSGISLGSPFHLTPDQEEKPFTSNKGPRILKPGEKSTLESKKVESESRGIKGGKKVYKSIITGKARSNSEVSSQLKQPQQTSVPSISRGRTMIHIPGVRNSSSSTSPVSKKGPPLKNTNSKSPSEGQSLTSSPRGLKSSGKPEPAPVTRQPSGLNQSGSSKGPSRSGSRDSTPSRPQQQPLSRPLQSPGRSSISPGRTGISPPNKLSQLPRTSSPSTASTKSSSSGRMSYTSPGRQMSQQNLTKQAALPKTTSSIPRSESASKGLNQAISSGGSNKKTELSRMSSTKSSGSESDRSERPVLVRQSTFIKEAPSPTLRRKLEESASFESLSPSRPDSPTRSQLQTPVLSPSLPDMSLSTHSTAQTSGWRKLPPNLSPSVEYDGRPAKRHDIARSHSESPSRLLINRSGTWKREHSKHSSSLPRVSTWRRTGSSSSILSASSESSEKAKSEDEKQHGSSLSGHKQSKESQAPAKGTWRKIKENEIPQIMNDPQHSSSGATNGSDSKTLIYQMAPAVSKTEDVWVRIEDCPINNPRSGRSPTGNTPPVIDSVSEKGGVNGKDSKEIQEKQTPGNGGVPVRTISLENRLNSFFQIDSPDKKGIETKPLQNNAVPAPENSESTVNERTPFSSSSSSKHSSPIGAVAARVTPFNYNPSRRKSSVDNSSARPSQIPTPVNNSTKKRESKSENPDSGGTQSPKRHSGSYLVTSV